The window tctctctctctttctctctcatgctgtatattaattttttattaaatatatattcgcaataaatatcttgtaacttgtatatacattttcagattagtTTCAAATTTGACCAAGATGATAGTAATGTCTCATTACAGCGCCACTgcaatttttaaatgttttatataatacatacaatatatgtattacgtatatatatatatacgtaaaagTTTTCTTTGACAAGTGTTGAAATACTTTCATGAGCTTCTGTACGTCTAACTCTATTATGCCATCTATCGAAGAGTAagtgtaagttaagaaaataaaCTATTGATAGCGTGCATGATAATTCGCGCAAGAATCTCAGCACATTTTACTAgcataatatacatacataccacGTCCCCGGTAAATACAAATGATTTCCATATTACTAGTCAATTAACATAGCCGATAGCTTCtgtttgttgtttgtttcatgGACAAAACAAATTCGACGTCAGTCTGAAATAAAACGTTCTATTATCCTCGAAAGAGTGTGCACACTATTTATATATGTTAACAAGGATCAATAAACACACTAGTTATTATTACTAAATTCGATCATAAAGCAATATTTTACGCATATTCTATCTTATAATTATCACGTATAAGGTCGTTTAATTCTATGAAATAAATTGCATCGAATAATAATGTTTTATTGCATCTGAATATTTAGCATAATGAACGCTTTATCTATCGCTCAATAGTTTATTTTCTTGAATCCTGGATTCATGGATATATAAAGAGAAAACAATGGGAAACTCGTTCGATTGGTATTTCATATCTACATCTAACGTGAGCACGGAATTCTATTATAGCCTAGCATTTGAAATGAGAATCGAACgagttttttaatattaatgtgTTAATATACGCATACTGAGTACAATATTGCGCACAATATTGAGCGTATGCgtataataatgcaataattATACTACAATTACTATTCACCCGCGCACGCGATTATGTCTTCTCATTTTTTTCAAATTGAACTAAATGTATCATAACAATAACGATATTTCTTATTTACGAAACACTTAATAACATCTCGTTTTACTTTTTATAAATCACCTTAATTAATTCAAGAGCCGACTGGCAGAATAATATCTATTCGAACGAACGAAATCCACATTAACGCGTTTTCGTGCATAAATGTTAATAAAGTCAGGCGTCgcatattatgtatttatttgtAAACTTCCCATTTTTAACTTAAAATACATCACCCATTCGAAATTAAAATACATCTTTAGTCATGGCAGTTACATGAtttttttatcgaaatttttATACGCAGATCTCAGATATATGCAAAAAAAACCGACCTTCCTACGCGATTCATACATGTACTATTTACCACAATATTCTAATTATTCTATAATAAACCGAGTGTATGAAAATCATAAATTATTACACTGTTCACCTTAGGTGGGATACTTATATTATTACAACAATACGATGTAACATACATGTCATATATATATTGATCAAATGTTATATGGAGTATAATTATGAATGTATTTATCCTACGTTATCAATTGTATTTATACACTTTTATCAATTTTTCCCTTCCTCTAACAGATTGCTTTGAAAATTCATGATTTACTTAGGTTTAAAAAGCGAGTgtttttttatgaataataaaattgaaaatggaAATTTCTTAATGCGTTGTGCTTTAATATGATACAAGAATTACTGGCACTCTTGTTATATTAGAAAAATGTACGTGATAAGAGATCTCCGAAGCAGTCTCgaaatatgtgtatatgtatatttcaaatacacaaatatataattattgtttcttTTGCTATATCATATGTAAATATGTGTAAGATTTATATCATATTGTTCTAATATGTACCTGATACAAAAAGCTTTTAAAGCTTATAAAACAACCTTTCTAATACatgtttaatttttaaaatattttatacatttaaaatatttaactaacactttaaaagaagaaagaaattcatgttgttataatttaataagagtacactgaattttcaaaatttcagtttaaatttaagttTAAATTATGCTTCACTTTACATATTGTGAGATGGAACAAATAAAACAGTGACAAaagatttaagaaaataaaagaatacgcaaatatttaaattaataagattaagaagaaatatatagtgataacatatacaaatataaagatatatattatataaatatttatacctttatatttttatattcgcgTATTCTTTTATTCTTAGATATCTAGTGTGTATTTCTAGGTATATATGCATCTCTAAATCAATATTGGTTTTGCAAGGATACTTGGAAAAAATGTGTTGCTTCTGTTATTGCATGTACATGCTATTAtagcaaataaaaatgaaaataacattGAATAAGAATCAATTGTGCTTGTAATTTCGTTTCAGAATTCTCTATAAATATTGATTGTATTATCTCTATACAAATTAATTTTTGATcgtgtaaaaatatttgtaataaatcACATTTAATGTTTTAAAACCCACAGGGTcaaattcttttaattttacatATAACTAAAATGATATGTAGATACAATGTCACAAATAAATATTGATATCAAAAGATagataaaaagagagagagagagagagagagagagagaaagagagagagagaaaatatacataacacgattttacgtattttttataaaacaatattCATTTCAATCCAACTGTTCATAATTGGAATTAAGTTTCTTTATAATACAAGAATAACTAAACATACAAAaagttaataatttttttatataaattaaatttcttcgaTTTAGCATATCgcttgaataataattttataattttgaaatgtataaataattaacttattttatttattcaaatatgaaGATTACTAGcgaaaaatatgattttgttGTTTATTATTGTTTCGCGCTATAAAAACGATAACTAGAACATAATCGAGATTTCTGATATTCTGGTGTAATACGAACTGCTGAAATACACCTAGATTTTTGCTTAGAACATtcctaatataataatatagcacCTAAAGATTTTTTGTACTTTAGCAATATTTTGCATGATAATATTATCAATATAAACATACATCTATGGTACTTGAATCATATTTACATTATGCAATCATGACTATAAAAAAGTAAATGGAAAGCAATCTAATCTCGTATTTTCTGACCACTGtttaattttacaattaaacGAATGATCATAAAAATCTTGCGGCATATTTAATATGCACAGGAAACCTATTTAACACGTTCCGTGCCGGACCAATTTTTTGTTACTTTCCATTCAGGCCGCGTCAGACATATACGCCCCACGTTATTACGATTGATAGTTTTGCTTATgccttaaattttttaaaatattttaatattaataatagtgCAAATAACATAATTATCAAGAAAGGGGTGTATTGTTTATGACGTATTAGAGATCAAagcaataaatttaatttttgttttattttttaatttgtggAATTATTTTAACAAACACATGATTGAACATTTATTCCACTAAAATTCCAAATGCCTTGGACAGGAAATTCAGCGTGGGGCTTATACGCTCCACGCGGCACGGAACATGCTAAAAAGACTATtaagtataattatattaaatggcATGGTAAATTTTGGTTAACTTATGTTACTTTTTCTCTATATTACAATATCTACAttcgattttaattaaaatcgacATAAACAAAGTATGGttacaataaaaatttcaaattaatggTTATGATGTTAAAGGCTTTCTATTTATCACATAACCTAaacagtttttatttatttagaattcATCATTATCGTTATTATAACTAGTACTAAATTTAATGCATGCTTATCCAATAAAAGATGAGCGTTGCAAAAAATTGCTGAGCAGTtttgtattaaataatttaaaaaactcTAATCACTGATTTTATTCTTTACTAACAGTTAGAACAACAGGTTCAGACTCTTTATTATTTGATGGTAATAAAGCTTCCGTTTCCTCACTACCTTCTGTACTATCTGCTGCACTCGCTGCATTTGTTGGTTCCTCCTTTTTATCACCATCATTAGATGATTGTATTTGCTGCATTTGCAATTGATTACGTAATCGTAATATTTCACGTGCATCCGAACGTCGATGACGTCGTAATTGTGCATTTTCTAAAACTATGCGTCGCGCCATTTCCAAAACATCTTGTGGTGCTTCCAAAGCTAATAACCTTTCCTCCAAATCTATCGCTGCCGTTCCTTCCGAATCAGAATCACTTTCCAGTGAAGAGGTTCCAATTTCAGCCAAAGGTGGTTCTATATTTATCGTAGACGATGTTACAGCAGCActactttcttcttcttcaccCATTTCATGTTTAGTTTTTTGAGGCAGTTCTTTTTGATTGCTTCCAGGTGTGTAAGAAGGGAATGCAGAATATACACCAATACTAGATCCAGAACTAGGGGATATTTTCTCAGATTTGACATTATCCGACGAAGCTTCTTTCTTTTCGTTAGAACTCGATGTGTGATGGTTATAACGTTTATGATCATGATGATGTCGTCGTTGGTGGTGAGCAGATGGTGGAAGTACTACAGGCACTGATGGTGCAGGTATAGGTGCTAAGGCTACATTTGGTTGAAAGTGTGGTTCAAAACGTTTGCATTCAGAGAGAGGAACCACGTGCTCTGGATGTTGTAGTACAGGTGGACCACGACTGAGATACGCAGGCACCAACGATGAACTGTTTATGAAAAAATAGGAGCATGTTATAAAATATCTCAAATTGTTTTAACTGTATTCATTTAATATACTTACTTATCCTTATGCTTGCAAGTATTTGTGGTATTCCATGGTCTAAAAGCTGATGCTCCTCTAGCTGCTAATTCAAAGACTGCCCATGACATTTGTAGATATGGATCAGTTGCATTGGCTACCTGAGATACAGGATGATACATGCCCAAGCCATTTCCATTATAAATTCCTGGACAATCTTCTCTTCCTATATCCTTCCtaattcgttttattttttctgAATCATGCCGCAACTGTAAAAGGgttctttattttcttctttccatTCTGTTTATTTTTTGATATATAAGCAGTACCATGAAATCATAATATTAATTGACATTTATATCTCTTTCATGTAAAATTAGATATTTTGtgaatataacataatatcatCCTTCCTCTCTATTATATTacttatgaaaataatttaggaATTAGTATTTTTATGAAAACAATATAGGAATACAATACCTCTGATTTTCGCTTGGAACCCAATGTAAGATGTTTTTCCTTCAATTCTCGAAACAAAGTAAGTGACTTATTATAATGTTCTTGATCTCGTGAAAGCAACAAATATGACCGCCAATTTGCTGAATCAAAGCCCCAATGACACGTACGATTTTCAAGAGATCTATGAGCATGTCTGACAAAACGTTGAGGTGAGAATTGACAGCCACATTCAATACACTCTATGCACACTGAATCATCTGACTCAAACAAACTTGCATCAAAGATGCCTTTACATTTTCCAAAACACTCATGATACACCTTAAACTTGACAATGGATTCTTCATCATTGTCATTTTTAGTACATGCTTTCTTGTCGATGTTATCTTGGTTACTGATCTGAGAGGGATCGCACGACTCTGTCCGTAGTAGTAAAGCACTGACAAGCCTCTCGGCATCTGTTTGAGTGATAAGGCCACAGGAAGGAGCATTACGTGGTAGGATTCCTGAATGCTTAAGTTCTTCCAACTGATCTCTGGTACATCGTGAACAATAGATTTGCAATTCATCGCAAACTTGATTGATCTGATGAAGAGAAAATTCTTGCAAAACAGTGTTTAATATTTGTGGTAAACATAACCTCCTTTCGCCTCCTACAACAAAACACGATATTCTCTCGCCCTCCAAGATCGTCTCACATCTTTCAGAACAACTTTGGTCTGGAGCTGTTAAAATGGGTATCTGAAACTCCAATTCCCTCTTTTCACAGATATTTTTCGATCGTTCCAATTGCGGGTCTTCGTCAGAATCTTCGAGTGGTTGATCGGTTCTGCGAACTTTGCAAGGGCCGATAGGCGTCACTGATGAATTATTGTCCTTTTCAGTGTCTTTGGAGATCTGTTCGGAGTCGATAACGCAACTACTCGATCGGTTGGGAGAATAACAAGGTTGTTCCTGCAGTAAACTTTTGCAGTCCATACCAAGCAGGGCTGAGCTCGGACCCTGTAAGCTTTTTACAGCGGATAACTGATATGTCTTCAACACGGTCTTCAGCTGCGGGCTATACGATTGACTGTTCGTATTCCCCGGCAATAACGTCTCCATTATTCGTGTCTACGTGAAAAGAATTGCAGGAGATAAAACAGGCTCACACGAAATTCCCGAGACTCGTGACATACCACGCTATTTTGTACGACTCATAATATAGGCGTATTTACACCCACAATATATACGTTCACTCTCCGAATATTTAATTCGACGTATTAGCTCCCGTTCCTCATTATACGGAAAAGCTTAACATTTGGCTAAAGATACAAAGTGTTCATCTTATGTTCCATCTTCATTGCTCCTGTTTCTCACTCGGGAACAAGCTTAACCCGTTCATGTGTCTTCTCCccttgtaatattatattatccGCAGTCTATTGTCCATCGCAACGGAACCTCCATGTACATGATAATTCTCTTTCAATCCTTCAGTACGTTCCACTACCAATATACGTATAATCTGTATAATGTTTTGTTCTCGTTCAATTTTCCATTTATTACCAATACACTACTGGAATACACTATCGATGAAATTATTCCTCGCAACTTGTTCCGTTTCTACCTCTCGCTGATTTCATTTGCATATTTTcccatgttttacgttattttcatATCAGTTTTACGTTCTCTGGAGCGATGTACGCGCATTGTGTCGCGAGCTTGGTTATCACTGGCGTTCGTTTCTATCGTCACCGTCCGCGATATTATCGTATCCACCGTCACCTATAGTAGCTATCGCGATCGCGACCGCCATTCGACCGCCACCGCCACAGCTATTTCTACCACCACTGTCGCTGCCGCCGCCGTCGCAGTCACCGCCACCGTCGTCGCCACTGTCACTCTACACTTTACACTGGCCACTCTCGGTCGTTACCGTATGACCACCACCGACACAACCAATTAAATATTCTCGTTAATGCTATTTGTCGCAGTAATTATATCGACGATACGTTCGATCGATGAATATTATCACCAGGACGAGTGACATTCTTGGAGAATAAATCGACTCGGTACATCGCGACCGAGTAATATCGATCGCACCGAGACACCGACTACTCGAAAAGACACGCATTATTCTTTATGACATCGTACGTCAATTATCAACGTAATACATACATCGATTATACACAGACAAGAAAAAGAATCATTCACAGTCTACACGTGATATTAGTTCGTCTGGATATTACTGTTTAGACTGGCACTTCTTATGACAAGACTGTATTCTCCTCCCCACTCACCCATGGAACGTCGTTTTTGCGATACAAATACTCCACCttgcttcttttttctctctctctctctctcacacacacacaaatacatgcgcgcgcgcgcgcatgcACACATCTACACACGTACACTCTAACTGTACGAGTATGTAAACACGAGAAGATAGCACTTATAAAAGATGTATATTATTGTGTAGCTTTGTAACCATACAGAGCATTGTACTCttaattatgtatatgtataatacataattttatgtacatatatagtatataatagtcCTGTATATGTGTATGATCGTGTTGAACACTCATGGTTTTCTTAGTTTAGGTATAAACGATTATCGTAGACTGTACACAAGCCTCGCGAATATCATGTCGTCGAGCGAAGTTCACTGTAACCCTTGTTAACACCGCTTCTGAACACCAAGCCAGCGCTTGGCCTCCTACCGCGCTCTCTGTGTGTCTAACCACTACCTACCACGTTAGCAGTTTCGTCTCTATCGTGCTTTCGTATCTATTGAATGTATGATGTATACGTATGTGTGTgtgaatgtatatatatatgcgcACGTTAAAGATGAGCCTCGGTTAGCCGTGCTTGCTTCCGAAGGATGTGGAATGGTTGAGCTACGTATCTATGGGTTGTGGTTGTGGCATAGTGTCGGTCTGCTCACAGTTGTGGTGACGGGGTGGCGACGGCTAAGTATTTAATCACGTGATTCCCCCGTCAAAATAGGCTACATGCTGGTACACCCACATGGTCACATGGATAGAAGTGCATTTATTCCGCGTTCATTGTCAGGGCGAACTTAACACGCGTCGCACACACCACATCTTCATACTGTCGGTAATAGCATATTTTAAATACGATGACTTAATATTCTTGTTAAtaacataaatttatattataaataatacttTTCAGGTAAATCTGTACGAATGACATAAAAGGAAATTTTTTacgaatattatataaatattatggtataaatattataatctcTCTAGCTTGTGTGTAAAAACGAATTTTGGgacaaaattataatattttaagaaacaaaatattgttatagaaaataatttcctAGAATTAGTTTATAGGAAATTTTAGTATTAATaggttattttgaaataatttgtaaaaattttaaGAGCTAGATTTTACATGATGCTAAATTTTCTTAAGGTCATTTAAAAACTTtacacaaaataaaaaatatttttttatatttatttataaatttttatggcAGGTTTTagataaaattttaaatgtttCTTTAGATTGTGCGAGTGGTCTGTGAGACCAACCAAATCAATAGACAAAAAAGAATTTCTTGTGAAATTAGTGTTTTATGAGAAACAATCCATCAAATACATGTTTTAACGTAATGTCTTTCACATATTGATAAAGTTTCAGTAGTCCCATATATACGGGAAGTTCTTGAAACAAAATTTTGATAAATGTCTTATTGGAACTTGTTGTAATGTCTTTgattaattttatacaatagAAAACTTCCTACAATATAGaattagtaaatagtaaatgAGCAAAAAATTTTGATACAttacataatttatttatatttaaatagtactatatgaTATAAATCTTAAAAAAGTTGAACTTAAATGGTGTGACATATTTTATGGCACAAAACTGATTAATCAACAATCTAGAgaatgtttcatatattttcatttctgCACAACAATCTAAGAATATATGATATACTTCAGTTTCTTGACCAGGTTTTACTGgtattttcattaatttgtGTGCATACTCTTCAAAATCAAATGATGAATGTATTATTAAACATATGGTTCTTTTGAATACAGTTGCATTTGTCTCTGTGTTATCTACTATAATATCTTCTTTCCTTTCCACCATAGCAGTACTACTATTTTCATCAGAACTTTCATTTTTTGTCATTTTCTTCTTTACTCTCTGAATCACTGACATCtggatttaatatttttttatttaattctttatatttaccttcattattaatatattctgCATCAGACGAatacatttaatatatcttGAGAATCTGTTGTTTCATCTAATGTTATTAAATAAGTAAATGGATTCTATTCTTCTACAAGATCAAGCTGCTTCATGATTCTTAAATTTGTCTTTTCAAACTTGAAATATAACTTCAATTAGGTatcgaattttttttatctatttgttcttcatataatatatttttttatataatatagctTTGATAGCCTTTCTAGAAGTTTCAATT of the Bombus affinis isolate iyBomAffi1 chromosome 6, iyBomAffi1.2, whole genome shotgun sequence genome contains:
- the LOC126917918 gene encoding ski oncogene, which produces METLLPGNTNSQSYSPQLKTVLKTYQLSAVKSLQGPSSALLGMDCKSLLQEQPCYSPNRSSSCVIDSEQISKDTEKDNNSSVTPIGPCKVRRTDQPLEDSDEDPQLERSKNICEKRELEFQIPILTAPDQSCSERCETILEGERISCFVVGGERRLCLPQILNTVLQEFSLHQINQVCDELQIYCSRCTRDQLEELKHSGILPRNAPSCGLITQTDAERLVSALLLRTESCDPSQISNQDNIDKKACTKNDNDEESIVKFKVYHECFGKCKGIFDASLFESDDSVCIECIECGCQFSPQRFVRHAHRSLENRTCHWGFDSANWRSYLLLSRDQEHYNKSLTLFRELKEKHLTLGSKRKSELRHDSEKIKRIRKDIGREDCPGIYNGNGLGMYHPVSQVANATDPYLQMSWAVFELAARGASAFRPWNTTNTCKHKDNSSLVPAYLSRGPPVLQHPEHVVPLSECKRFEPHFQPNVALAPIPAPSVPVVLPPSAHHQRRHHHDHKRYNHHTSSSNEKKEASSDNVKSEKISPSSGSSIGVYSAFPSYTPGSNQKELPQKTKHEMGEEEESSAAVTSSTINIEPPLAEIGTSSLESDSDSEGTAAIDLEERLLALEAPQDVLEMARRIVLENAQLRRHRRSDAREILRLRNQLQMQQIQSSNDGDKKEEPTNAASAADSTEGSEETEALLPSNNKESEPVVLTVSKE